The following proteins are encoded in a genomic region of Haloarcula salinisoli:
- a CDS encoding bacterio-opsin activator domain-containing protein: MTESNPLVGWRHLAEAVPLGVGIQCGETLTYVSPTFAAAVGRGRDELVDSSWQTLFESAEVGRIADALETARTDGRWRGATWMVGAGRVPVELALSAPADDGTVVWCVDERPAESGDRSDDGEMVELPTGTTAQLARTVLSTVDDVVYIIDDDGRLCFWNEELAATTGYSYGEIAEMHAHEFIPPDQHEYVPGLMEAIESIEDRRVEVDILTSDGERITHEFSGTTFEDPVSGRAFRCGVARDITERKERERDLERQRDELEALNRITDLLFETAKESIRTGQGDIAVQVLCERIAASDFYQFAWLGQSEPGERYVRYSTSSGIDGGPTRIETDRSGPVARAIETGTVTIGESTPRWREQTQGVESITAVPLQHRETVHGVLVLGSGQRDGMTPRERTGLEVLGRLVGVVLDAERTRQLLFADGVVELDFDATDVETPYATIAAALGCTVSLDGYVPSGDGWVLYLSVDGAGPAAVADRLADEPRVERVRPITDDGQSGRLEVVVNRSSLLERVTAAGAAVQMATAAPDVARLTVEAPVDADVQGIADRIVEVYPSASLLASRERDREVATGGQPSGALDGLTDRQQEVLEAAYRSGYFDWPRESTGEEVAAALGLTSATVQGHLRKAEREVFAALLGGD; this comes from the coding sequence ATGACCGAATCGAACCCGCTGGTCGGCTGGCGGCATCTCGCCGAGGCGGTCCCCCTCGGTGTCGGCATCCAGTGTGGCGAGACACTCACGTACGTCTCTCCGACGTTCGCCGCTGCAGTCGGACGGGGCCGTGACGAGCTGGTGGACAGCTCGTGGCAAACGCTGTTCGAGTCGGCGGAAGTGGGACGAATCGCGGACGCGCTCGAAACCGCCCGGACTGACGGTCGCTGGAGGGGCGCGACGTGGATGGTAGGGGCGGGGCGTGTACCGGTCGAGCTGGCGCTGTCGGCGCCGGCAGACGACGGGACGGTCGTCTGGTGTGTCGACGAGCGACCGGCCGAATCGGGGGATAGAAGCGACGACGGGGAGATGGTCGAGCTCCCGACTGGGACAACGGCGCAACTGGCACGCACCGTTCTGAGCACCGTCGACGATGTGGTCTACATCATCGACGACGACGGACGTCTGTGTTTCTGGAACGAGGAACTCGCCGCGACGACCGGCTACAGTTACGGGGAGATAGCGGAGATGCACGCACACGAGTTTATCCCGCCGGACCAGCACGAGTACGTTCCTGGCCTGATGGAAGCGATAGAGAGCATCGAGGACCGGCGCGTCGAGGTCGATATCCTCACGAGCGACGGGGAGCGTATCACCCACGAGTTCAGCGGAACGACGTTCGAGGACCCGGTGTCAGGGCGTGCGTTCAGGTGCGGTGTCGCCCGAGACATCACGGAGCGAAAAGAACGCGAACGGGACCTCGAGCGCCAGCGTGACGAGCTGGAGGCGCTGAACCGTATCACCGACCTCCTGTTCGAGACGGCGAAGGAATCGATACGGACGGGACAGGGGGACATCGCCGTGCAAGTGCTCTGTGAACGTATCGCGGCCTCGGATTTCTACCAGTTCGCATGGCTCGGGCAGTCCGAGCCGGGGGAAAGGTACGTTCGATATAGCACGTCGAGCGGAATCGACGGGGGCCCTACCCGGATAGAGACGGACCGGTCCGGTCCCGTAGCGCGAGCAATCGAGACCGGAACGGTCACGATAGGGGAGTCGACGCCGCGGTGGCGCGAGCAGACACAGGGGGTCGAGTCGATTACCGCCGTTCCGCTCCAGCACAGGGAGACCGTCCACGGCGTGCTGGTCCTCGGGTCCGGTCAGCGGGACGGGATGACACCACGGGAGCGGACGGGACTCGAAGTGCTCGGCCGACTCGTCGGCGTCGTCCTCGATGCAGAACGAACCCGGCAACTGCTGTTTGCCGACGGCGTCGTCGAGCTCGATTTCGACGCGACGGACGTCGAAACGCCGTATGCCACAATCGCGGCGGCGCTCGGCTGTACCGTCTCTCTGGACGGATACGTGCCCAGCGGCGACGGGTGGGTGCTCTACCTGTCGGTCGACGGGGCCGGTCCCGCCGCGGTGGCCGACAGGCTGGCCGACGAACCCAGAGTGGAGCGTGTCCGACCGATCACCGACGACGGCCAGTCGGGACGACTCGAAGTGGTCGTCAACCGGTCGTCGCTACTCGAGCGCGTCACTGCTGCCGGCGCGGCCGTCCAGATGGCCACCGCGGCGCCGGACGTTGCTCGCCTCACCGTCGAAGCGCCGGTCGACGCCGACGTGCAGGGAATCGCCGACCGTATCGTCGAGGTGTATCCGTCGGCCTCACTCCTCGCGAGCCGCGAGCGCGACCGCGAAGTCGCGACCGGCGGCCAGCCCAGCGGCGCCCTCGACGGGCTGACCGACCGGCAGCAGGAGGTCCTCGAGGCGGCCTACCGGTCGGGCTACTTCGACTGGCCCCGCGAGAGCACTGGCGAAGAGGTCGCCGCGGCGCTCGGGCTGACGTCGGCGACAGTTCAGGGACATCTGCGGAAAGCCGAGCGCGAGGTCTTCGCTGCCCTCCTCGGCGGAGACTAG
- the cmk gene encoding (d)CMP kinase: MADTDDGSDRLSDSNLFVTVSGPPGSGVTTLCEGLSAALDCGYVSGGEVFREMAEERDMTLTQLIAEAGQSDEIDRALDRRLRTIAEKWGTANKAFILESRLAGWLAGNRADLRIWLDAPANVRADRTDDREEMTAEMQVREVIEASRYESYYDIDLSDRSFYDLVVNTGRWSPAGTLEIVLSAVREYDATIDEGAFETADLDI, translated from the coding sequence ATGGCCGACACCGACGACGGTTCGGACCGGTTGAGCGACTCGAATCTCTTCGTGACAGTATCTGGACCACCCGGCTCGGGCGTCACCACCCTCTGTGAGGGGCTCTCGGCGGCGCTGGACTGTGGCTACGTCTCCGGCGGGGAAGTGTTCCGGGAGATGGCCGAGGAGCGGGATATGACCCTGACACAGCTCATCGCGGAGGCCGGCCAGTCCGACGAGATAGACCGGGCGCTGGACCGGCGGCTCCGGACCATCGCCGAGAAGTGGGGGACCGCCAACAAGGCCTTTATCCTCGAGTCCCGGCTGGCGGGGTGGCTCGCCGGCAACCGCGCGGACCTCCGCATCTGGCTCGACGCCCCGGCGAACGTCCGCGCCGACCGGACCGACGACCGCGAGGAGATGACCGCGGAGATGCAAGTCCGGGAGGTCATCGAGGCCTCGCGCTACGAGTCCTACTACGACATCGACCTCTCGGACCGCTCCTTCTACGACCTCGTGGTCAACACCGGCCGCTGGAGTCCGGCCGGCACACTCGAAATCGTCCTCTCGGCCGTCCGCGAGTACGACGCCACCATCGACGAGGGGGCGTTCGAGACGGCCGACCTGGATATATAA
- a CDS encoding CheF family chemotaxis protein gives MSGEHALVDTKGKFVQVVKDGRKRNDIEWLPGRILLSNKRLVLATNEGKRTIALSKLTSVTASQMNQSLAQVDGYVKLQAGRDAWLVSAKASEEFEDELYKTLLDQIVILVKHPALKGGVVTEATWEKARFKIDEEQDDTVNIAISSGTFVELDIDDVGTVEQKQKEIRGKERPLLEVEHTIDGTSVETHISGSPRHVSLIGGLVRQGEQRNAADDVDLSPEETQVLMALYSGISPFKIPDFVDMDIDDVEDVYDRLMEADILEPVRTRREVQLEARGRSIAGDAIADQ, from the coding sequence ATGAGCGGGGAACACGCACTGGTCGACACCAAAGGCAAGTTCGTCCAGGTCGTCAAGGACGGGCGCAAGCGCAACGACATCGAGTGGCTACCCGGCCGCATCCTGCTGTCGAACAAACGGCTCGTACTGGCGACCAACGAGGGCAAGCGCACCATCGCACTCTCGAAGCTCACCAGCGTCACCGCCAGCCAGATGAACCAGTCGCTGGCACAGGTCGACGGCTACGTCAAGCTCCAGGCCGGGCGGGACGCGTGGCTCGTCTCCGCGAAGGCCAGCGAGGAGTTCGAAGACGAACTGTACAAGACGCTGCTCGACCAGATAGTTATCCTGGTGAAACACCCGGCGCTTAAAGGCGGCGTCGTCACGGAGGCCACCTGGGAGAAGGCCCGCTTCAAGATAGACGAAGAGCAGGACGATACCGTCAACATCGCTATCTCCAGTGGCACCTTCGTCGAGCTGGACATCGACGACGTGGGTACCGTCGAGCAGAAACAGAAGGAGATTCGCGGCAAAGAGCGCCCGCTGCTGGAGGTCGAACACACCATCGACGGGACCTCGGTCGAGACCCACATCTCCGGGTCGCCCCGACACGTCTCGCTCATCGGCGGGCTCGTCAGACAGGGCGAGCAGCGCAACGCCGCCGACGACGTCGACCTCTCGCCCGAGGAGACACAGGTTCTGATGGCGCTGTACTCCGGGATTTCGCCGTTCAAAATCCCCGACTTCGTCGACATGGACATCGACGACGTCGAAGACGTCTACGACCGGCTGATGGAAGCCGACATCCTGGAGCCGGTCAGGACCCGTCGCGAGGTCCAGCTGGAGGCCCGCGGGCGTTCCATCGCCGGCGACGCTATCGCCGACCAGTGA